In the Sandaracinus amylolyticus genome, GCGTGCAGGCTCGGAGCGGCTTCGAGGCAGACGGCTTCGGGTTCTTCTACAAGGGAAGCGCTTTCTACGCGGGGTTGTACTGCTCGTTCATCGACGATGCGACGCTGGAGCACAGCCAGGTCGCAATGCTCGACGTGCACTTCCGTGACATGCGCGGCACGACGAATGGATTCGCTGCCGCCGCGTGCGTGACGCGATGGCACGGATGGTCGACCGCTTGCGGGACGGTGCGGACCGACGGAAGGCCCGTCGGGCAGGTCGGCTCGATCACACTGAGCGGAGCTGACCTCGATACCTGGCGCGCCAATCCGCACGATTTCGCGTACGTGTTCGTCGGATTCCCGCCCGGGGAAGGCTCGACGGCAAGCAGCACTCTGCTCGGTATCGAGGCGGAGGATTGAGTCATGGGGCGGGCGATGACACTCGGTTCACTGCTTCTGTCGTTGCTGGGCGGGGCAGTCTCAGGCGCTCTCGTCACGTCGTTGTTCGATGATGGCGAGGACCCCGAAATGCGTGGCGAGGCTTCGCCCGTCCCTTCCCCTCCCGTCACGCCGCGAGTCGGCGACGTGCTCGAGGAACGCCCGACCGCGGCCCTGATCCGGCAGCTCGCGCCGGACGCAGGAATCCCGGTTCCGACAAGGACAACGATGGACTCCGAGAGGGCGGGCTCGCAGGGCGAGTACCACGCTCGCTCGCAAGAGGACGCGATCGCGGAGTTCGAGGCACGCCTCTCCGCCCACGCTCGCTCGTCGCGACAGGTGGATGGCGCGCGCGGTCGAGAGCTCCTATTGGAGCGCGTACCAAACAGCCGCGCCTACTGCGCGCTCGCTGAGCTTGGACTGTCGCAGGACCAGCTGCGTCGCGGAAGCTGAATGGGACGACTATCGAGCCGCACTCGCAGACCACACCGCGCTGCTGGTGGTCGCCTTCGAAGATGACTGCAGCTCGGAAGCGATGATCCCGCCGCCAGCGCACCCCGAAGCGCCCTATCGAACGCGCGTGCTGTGCTCGTGCCCGGGGCGCTGAGGGGGCGTCGTTCTCGCGATTCGCAACGGGTCGATGTTCGAACGCTGCGGGCCATGAGAGAGCGGACCCCGGCGCGACGGTAGCCCGCGCGCGGGCACGCACGTACCGGTGAGGTCGCTCGTTGCGCCGCGCGGGACCGCCCGATAGCCTCGCGCCCTTCGCTCTGGAGGGGTCCATGCTCGAGCTCGGGTGGCGCCGCACGAACCTGGTACTGGTCGCGCTCGCCCTGGTCGCAGGCTGCGGCGACGATGACGGATCGACGACACCGATGGATTCGGGTGTCGAAGACGCGGGAGCGACCGACGGGGGCATCGCGACGCCCGACGCGGGTCGGGACGCCGGGGCCGACGCCGGTCCTTCGTGCACCAGCGGCTGCGACATCGCGGAGCTGGCGCTGGGCTCGAAGTTCAGCTGCGCCCGCCGCGAGAACGGCGAGGTCCTGTGCTGGGGCCGCGGCCAGGAAGGTCAGCTCGGCGACGGGAGCAGAACGCACGGCGGTCGTTGCGTCGGAGGCGGCATCGTCGAGACGTTCGACTGCTCGCCGCGCCCCGTCATCGTCGACCTCCCGAGCGCCGCGTCGAGCATGAGCGCCGGATGGACGAGCATCTGCGCGATCGACGCCGACGCGGACGCGCAGTGCTGGGGCGAGGCCGGCTTCCGCATCGGCACGCTGCCCGCCGAGGCCGCTCGGTACTCGCCGCAGCCGTTCCCGATGCTCACCGACATCGAGGCCGTGGCCGAGGCGACCTTCACGATCTGTGCGATGGGCGACGGCGGTGCGGTCCGCTGCGCGGGCAACAACGGCTCGGGTCAGACGGGCAAGGGCGAGTTCTCGACGACGGAGCTGAGCCCCGTGCCGGTGCAGCGCGCGGAGCCCGCGGGCACGGCGCTCACGGGCGCGCTCGAGGTCGTGCTCGGCACGTTCTCCGACTTCGCGTGTGCGCGCACCGCGGACGAGGTGCTGTGCTGGGGCTCGGGCGAGGCCGGGCAGCTCGCGACCGATCCTGCCGCGCTCCCGAGCAACTGCGCGACCGGCAGCGCCGCGCAGAACCGCTGCACCAGCAGCGCGATGGTCATCGCCGGCCTGCCCGAGATGGGCATCACGCAGCTCGCCGCGGGCGGTGAGCACGTCTGCGCGCTGCTCGAGGACCAGACCGTGGTGTGCTGGGGCGCGAACGATGCCGGACAGCTCGGGACCGGCGACCGCAACGCGCGCATCGTCCCGACGGCCGTCACGGGGCTCTCGGGGGTGACGCGGATCACGACCGGCGGGAGCCACACCTGCGCGGTGCTGAGCGACGGCGGAGTGCGCTGCTGGGGCTACAACCGCTTCGGCCAGCTCGGTGACGGGGACGAGTCCCACGAGGCGACCGCCTGCCGCATCGCCGACGACGACAGCGGTGACTGCTCGTCCACCCCGGTCGCCGTCATGGGCGTGGACGACGCGACGTTCGTCGACGCGGGTGTCGATCACACGTGCATCGTGCGCGCCGAGGGAACCGAAGTCTGGTGTTGGGGTCGGAACGACATGCTCCAGACCCAAGGCAGCGCCACGTTCAGCCCCACCCCCGACGAAGTCCTCCCCCGCCACGCGCCCGTCCAGGTGACCGGTCTGTGATGCGCGCGACGCGGTGCTTCGGGCTCGCGCTGCTCGCGCTCGCTGCGCTCGCGGGGTGCGACGTCGAGCCCTACGAGGAGCCGCGTCAGATCGACGACGCGCCCGATCTGCCGCCTCCCGCCGATGCGCTGGAGGCGGCGATCCGGGAGCGCGCGCCGAACGAGGCGATGCTGATGATCCCGCACGAGCCCGTCGTGCGCGGCGAGCTGCCCGAGGGCGAGCGTCGCGACTTCACCTCGGTCCTGCGCGCGGGGCTCTGTTACAAGGTGCTCGCGCAGGGCGGGCCGGGCGTGAGCGACCTCGATCTCGTCGTGTACTCGCCGAACAACGTGCTGCTCCAGCGCGACGCGACGCAGAGCGCCGCGCCCGTCATCGGCGTGCAGCGCGCGATCTGTCCGACCGAGACCGGGCTCTATCGCGTCGAGGTCCGGATGGCGCGCGGCGGCGGGACGTTCGGCGCCCAGATCTGGGTCTCTCAGTAGGCGATCTCGAGGGGCATGCGCGCGACCGGCGTGCGTGCCCCCTGCTCGGCGCGGATCACCCACGCCGCGCGCAGCGCGGACAGCAGCTCGGGCGCGATCACCTCGAGCGCCTCCGACTCCGCGCTCGACGCGCCCTCCGCCGACGCGCCCGCCATCGCACGACCGAGCGGCGTGTCGCCGAGCACGTAGTCGAGCAGCGAGCTCGGGCGCGACGGCGCGATCTCGAAGTCCACGTCGTGCGGCAGCCCACCGAGCTGTCGCGCGCGCACCAACGCCGAGCGGAACCCGCCGAGACGATCGACCAACCCGAGCTCGAGCGCGCGATCGCCGGTCCACACCCGACCGCGCGCGACCGCGTCGACCTCGGTCATCCGCATCCCGCGCCCTTCCGCGACGCGTCGCAGGAAGTCGCGGTACCACCGGCGCACCATCTCCGAGAGGATCGCGCGCTCGTCCGGCGTGAACGGCCTCCACAACGACTCCGCGCCCGCGTGCGCGCCGCGCGAGAAGAACTCCGTCTCGACCCCGAGCCGCTCCGCGAGCGGCTCCACGTCGACCTTGCCGAACCACACGCCGATCGATCCCGTGAGCGTCGCCGGGTCGGCCCAGATCTCGTCGCATGCCGACGCGACGAAGTACCCGCCGCTCGCCGCGACCGCGCCCATCGATGCGATCACCGGCTTGCGCTCGCGCGCCCGACGGATCGCGCGCCAGATCTGATCCGCCGCGAGCACCGATCCTCCGGGGCTGTCGACGCGCACGACGATCGCGCCGATCGCGGGATCCGCCGCCATGCGCTCGATCTCGCGGACCGCGGTGCGCCCGCCGGTCGCGTGGATCTCGAGGATCGGGATGTCGACGTTGTCGCCGTCGACCATCTCGCCGTCGACGACCACCACGCCGACGCGCGGCTCACGGCCCCAGCGCTCGCGCGGCAGATCGGGCTCGTGGCGCTCGCGCCCGTAGTGCCCGCCGAACGCCTCGGCGAGCGCGTCGCCGGCGTCGAAGGGATCGGCGCTGCCGTCGACCAGGCCCATCGCGATCGCGGTGTCGGTCACGTACGGACCGCCGTCGACGATCTCGCGCACGCGCGCCGGCTCGACCTCGAGATCGCGCGAGAGGTCCCACACGAAGCGTCCGTAGAGATCGTCGAGGTTCTCGTCGCGCGCGACGCGCGCGGCCTCGCTCGAGCGCATGTCCTGATAGTCCTCGATCGCCGATTTGTAGGGACCGATGCGCACGAAGTCGGCGCGGATCCCGACGAGCTGCAGCAGCCCCGCGAGGTGCGTGATCTCGATCGAGGGCCCGTAGAGGCGCACGCCGCCCGCAGGATCGGCGAGCACCGTGCGCGCACCGGCGCACGCGTAGATCTCCGCGCCCGACGCGTCGCCGAGGATGCACACGACCGGCTTTCCCGCGTCCTGCAGCGCGTCGATCAGGAGGCGCAGCTCCTGCGCGTACGCGAGCCCGATGTCGCTGCCCTGCGGGCGCAGCACCACGCCGTGGATGCGCGGGTCGTGGAGCGCGCGCTCGAGCCGACGCGACACGCGCAGCATCGATCGCGCGCCGAGATCCGCGAGCACCACGTCCGCGACGTACGCGCCGGTCGGCACGCCGGTGCGCTCGTTGCCCTCGACGCGCGCGGTCACGTACCAACCGGGCGAGTCGTCGAATCCATCGCCGAGCACCACACCGCCGCCCGCACCGACCTGCCCCCAGTCGACGATCACGCCCGCGGTCACGCGCGCGTCGGGCTGCTCGTCGCCGACGCGCTCGACCTCCGCGGCCGCCTGGATGCGACCGATCCACGGCACCTCGACCTCGCCCGAGAGACGCGCCCCGACGCGACCGTCCTCGTCGACCGCGCCGGTCAGATCGAGCGTGAGCGTGCGCGTTCCGGTCGGACGCACCGCGAGCCCGAGCAGGAACGAGCGCGGCACGTACCCACCGCCGCCGTGGTAGCCCGGGCCCGTCACGTCGCGCGCGAGGAACGAGAGCGCGACGTAGGGCAGCGGCCTCCAGCTCGCGGCGAGATCGAGCGTGAAGAGCTCGGCGAGGCCGGGATTCGGCGACCACAGGAATCGCGTCGCCGCGCCCACCGAGATCGCGTCGTCGTACGCGTAGGCGAGCGCGAGCGAGAGCATCGTGTGCTCGATGCCACCCGACGCGCTCGTCGGTCTCACGCTGTCGACCGACGCGCCCAGCGAGAAGCCGAGCAAGAGCGGCGTCGCCGCGTAGATCCCGTCGCCGCGCTCCGCGAGCCCGGTGCGATCCTCGCCCTCCGCGTGGACGTAGACCGCGCTCCAGCTGCGCAGGTACGCGAGCGCCGAGGGGTTCACCGAGACCGCGAGCGCGTCGTCGGGCGCGACGATCGACACCGGTGGCTGCCACACCGGCGACGTCGCTCGACGCAGCTGCGCCGACGCGCTCGTCGCGATCGAGAGGACACAGAGGACCGCGAACTGCGCGGCGATCGAGCGAGACCAGCCACGTGCGAGCACAGGCGCACCGTACCACCACCGCGCACGCGCGGGTTTCGTCGTTCGGTGCTCCAGTTTGCCGTGATAGCGTGGAATGATGACGACATCGTCCTCGGCGTGGTCCCGCGTCTTCGCGGTCGCAGCGCTCTTCGGGCTCGTCATCACACCGTCGAGCTCGCGCGCCGACGAGCGCACGTTCGAGCGCGGCAGCCTCATCGTCCCGATGGATCTCGCCTACCAGGACACCGGGCTGTTCCAAGCGTACGGCCTCGTGTTCCAGCTGCTGCGCCAGGACGTGCGCGTGCACTGGGTGATCGATCCCGACAAGACGTGGCACCACGCGCCGTGCGACACGCCCGGCGACGAGTGCGCGTGGGACTGCGGCGAAGAAGGCTCGGGCATCAAGTGCTCGTACCCGACCGCGAGCCCCGACTTCTACGCGGCCGCGCGCGTGCTCTGGGACGGCGATGGCGACGCCGAGGGCACGACGATCACGCGCCACGGCTACCGCGGCGGTCCGTTCGTGATCGACGCCGCCGACGCGACGCGCGCCCGCGCGATCATCGAGGCGTGGAACGACCCGGCGACGTGGGACGCGAGCCCGTGGGCGCGCCGCACGGTCTTCCACGTCGTGACGGTGCACGAGGCGACCGAGGCGTTCGTCGGCGACGTGCGCAAGGAGATGCTCGCCGCCCCGACCATCGCGGTCTTCTCCGACGGCAACGAGGACATCGCGACCGGCTATCTGCGCGCGGCGGGCATCCCGCAGTCGAGCGGCGCCGAGTTCCCCGCTGCGCGCTGCGCCGCGGGCGCGTGCGGACCGGGCACCGCGAACCCCGACATGCTCACGGTCGAGAGCGTCATGGGCGACATGGGCACGTGCGACGCGCCCGACCTCGATCATCGAAACGGCGCGCTCTTCACCGACGACGGCGTGCCCGCGTACTGCCAGATCATGAGCATGCACTGGGGTGTCGCGGACCGTGAGACCGTGCGCTGCGATGGTGGCGCGTGCCCCGCGACGCAGGCCGAGTGCAGCGGCGAGACGTTCACGTACCACGGGCACGAAGTGGTCGCGGAGGTGCGCCAGTTCCTCTCGTTCCCGACGCACTTCTTCGCCGAGTGCCAGGCGGTGAACGCGTACGAGAACACGGTGCCGAACCCCGCGACTCCGACACGTGCGACGACTGCGCGGTCGCGGGGCAGAGCGCGCCCGAGAACGACGGGCCCGACGCCGATGGCGACGGAACCTGCGACGCGGGCGAGACCGGCGACGCCGGGCCCGGCACCGGACCGACGAGCTCGAGCGACGGCTGCGGCTGCCGCGCGGTGGGTGGCCCCTCGCGTGGCGCGGCGCTCGCGCTGCTCGCGGCGCTCGCGCTGATGCTCGCGATCCGGGCGCGGCGTCCTCGCTGAGCACAGGGGTGGCGCCGCGTCACGGATCGGCCTCGCAGCGCGGCGCGTCTCCCCGCGTCCGGCACGTCGATCCGCGGTGCCGCGCGCTGGCCGCGTCGTTGCAGCGCGCGCTCGGCGATGAGCGAGCCGAGCGTCGCATTCTGTCGCGGGCACGGCGGAGCGCGGATCGCGTACGCGACGTGGGGTGAAGGTCCGGTGCTCGTCGTGGTGCCGGGCTGGCTCAGCCACCTCGAGCTGCAGTGGCACTACCTCGGCATGCACGATCTCTACGCGCGGCTCGCGCGATCGTTCCAGCTGGTCTTCTACGATCGGCGCGGCGTCGGGCTCTCGCAGCGGGCGCGCGACGACTTCTCGCTCGAAGGAGAGATCGTCGATCTCGACGCGGTGATCGCGCGCGTCACCGACGGACCGGTCGCGATGTTCGGCTCGTCGCACGGCGGCGCGATCGCGATCGCGTACGCCGCGACACATCCCGAGCGGGTCCACCGCCTCGCGCTCTATGGGACCTTCGCGCGGGGCGCCGACGTCGCGCGTCCCGACGTGCAGCGCTCGCTCGACGCGCTCGTCCGCGCGAGCTGGGGCCTCGGCTCGCGCACGCTCGCGTCGATCTTCGTGCCCAACGCGCCCGATCCCGCGTTTTTCGACGACCTCGTGCGGTTCCAGCGCGAGTCGACGGATCGCGAGACCGCCGCGCGCCTGCTCTCGATGTCGTTCGAGCTCGACGTGAGCGATCGACTGCGCGACGTGCACGCGCCCACGCTCGTCATCGCGCGCCGCCACGATCACGCGATGGCGAGCCGCCTCTCGGTCGGGATCGCGTCGGAGATCGACGGCGCGCGCCTCGTGATGCTCGAGGGCGACGTGCACTTCCCGTGGCTCGGCGACTGGGCGACGATCGCGCAGCTGCTCGAGGACTTCTTGGGCGCGCGTCCCGCCTCGGTCCCGGCCGAGCCCTCGCACCACGACGCACCGCGCGAGGCGTGGCGCGAGTTCCGCGTGCTGCACTATCGCGTGCGGCGCGATCCCGAGGAGAGCACGTTCCGCGTCGCGCTCGCGCAGATCGGCGAGCCCGCCGACATGCCGCAGCCCAGCGCGAGCGGCCTGTATCGCCTCGCGCCCGAGCGCGTCGACGCGGTGCGCGCGAAGGTCGCGTCGTACGTCGCGAGCGCGGCGGAGCGCGGGGCGCGCATCGTCGTGTTCCCCGAGATGAGCGTCGATCTCGGGCACGACGCGCTCGCGGCCGAGGTGAACGAGCTCGCGCGCCTGCACCGCGTGATGATCGTCTCGGGCGGGCACCACGACGAAGCGACGCGCACCAACGTGTGCGTCGTGATCGGGCCCGAGGGCGAGCTGTGGCGACAGCGCAAGCACGTGCCCGCGGCCATGCGCGTCGCCGGCGCGGTGGTGGAGGAGCCGATCGAGATCCCGCTGCAGCCGCTCTTCGTCGTCGCATCGACCGGGATCGGCCGGATCGCGATCGCGGTGTGCCGCGACTTCCTCGATCTCGATCTGCGCGTCGCGCTGAAGAACACCGAGCCGCCGATCGATCTCCTGATCAACCCCGCGTTCACGATGGTCACCTCGGACTTCGAGACCGCGCACGCCGAGGCGCGACGCGCGCTCTACGCGTGCACGCTCTTCTGCAACTTCGCCGCGTTCGGCGGCTCGCTCGCGACCTCGCCCGACAAGGGCGCGCCGCGCATCGTGATCCCCCGCGGCGAAGAGCGCCTCGAGGTGCTCGAGGTGCCGCTCTTCGAGATGCGCGCCGAGCGACGCGCCTGGGACCAGCGCGCGCACGCGCGCTTCGTACAGAGCACGCGCCGGGCGTGATCAAGGCACCGCGTCCACCGCGAGGGTGCGCTCGAGCCGCAGCATCACGCTCTGCCCCGCGCGCACCAGCCCCACGCGCGGCGAGTCGAGGTCGAGCATCATCGCGAACGCGATCCCGATCAGCAGCGGCACCAGCGTGAGCGAGACGAAGCTGCGCCTCCGATCGAGCCCGCACAGGAACGCAGTCACGCTGATCGCGACGATCGCGACCGCCATCACCACCATCGGGATCGACGCGGGCACGTGCGCGCGCACCGCGATCCAGCGCGACGACTCGAGATCGATCACCTGGTGAGCGACTCCGCGAAGCGCGCGCCGGCGATCGAGTGGGGATCGGCGCGCATCACCTCGACCGCGTGCGCCCACATCTCGCGGTGCAGCGCCGCCGCGCGCTCGGTGAGGCGCTCGTCGAGCTCGAGATCGGTGCCCGCGTCGTAGAGCTCGATGCGCGCCCGCACGTACTGGCGGAAGAGCGCCGCGAGCTCGCTCGCGTGGGGCTCGGGGAGCCACTTCGAGCGCAGATATGCGGTCCCGATCGCGTTCGACTCCGCGAGGATCAGCGCGCGACGGCCCGAGAAGCGCTCCTCCGCCATCGAGGTCGCGAACGCGAGCAGGAGGCCGAGCAGCGCGAGCGTCGCGGCTTGCATCGCGCCGAGCTCGCTGCGCTGCGCGGCGTCGACGCGGTCGGCGCGGCGACGTCCCCACGCGAAGCTCGCCTCCGCCGCGATCAGCAGCACGACGATCGCCGCGATCTCGGCGATGACGATGGCGTCGGGGCGCACTCACTCTCGCCATCGCCCCGCGGCCCCGCGCGCGCACGTCCGCGCTTCGCGATCAGCGCCCGTACGGACCGACGCCGAGGAGCAGCGGCCGCGCCGGACCCGACCAGCGCTCGAGGAGCCGTCGCCTCGCCGCCTCGGGCCGCACCCGCACGAGCCAGCGCAGCGCCTCGTCGGGCCGGTCGCGGGACGCCGCGGCGTGCGCGCGCACCAGCGCGTCGAGCGCCGCTGGGATCCCGTGCGCGGGAGGGTCCGCGGGGAGCTTCGTCTCGGCGTCGATCCAGCGGCCATCGGCGCCTTCGATCAGGGCGCTCACGCACGCGGCGAGGTCCGCAGCGTCGCGCTCCTGCGCGGCGGGGACGGTCCCGATCACGCGCCGCGCCGCGTCGGGGGCGTCCTCCTCGAGCAGGACCAGCGCGCGCAGCGCGACCACCTGCGTCGCGACGGCAGCGATCGGATCGCGCCCCACCACGCCGAGCAGCGGGATCGCGTGGTCGGCCCGCCCCATCACCAGCAGGGCGCTCACGTCGCCGATCACGTCTCGGGCGTGATCCTCGCGCGCCGCCGGTGTCGCCGCCTCCGCGCTCGCCCGGGCCCGCGCCCGCATCCGCGGCAGCACCGTCGCCGGGTCGCCCCCCTGGAGCACCCACCGCCGATCGCGCGCGTTCTTCGTCGCGCCCGCGATCGTCCGCGCGATCCCCCACGACGCGAGCAGCACCCCGGGGACGCAGAGCCCGACCGCCACCTGCACCAGCTCGCCGCGCGTCCCGCTGAACATCCCGGAGAGCGCGCAGAGCAGCCCCGGCGCGGTCACGAGCGCTGCGGTCACCACGATCCCCCGCTGCACGATCGCCCGATCGACGCGCAGCCGGTGCCGCCGGGCGGCCACCACGATCGCCCCCCACGCCGCCCCTCCGAAGGCCAGCGCGATCGCGATCACCGCCAAGAGGCCCGCCGAACCCTCCATCGTCGCCCTTCTTGGCCCGCCCGCGGCCCTCCGCGCCAGGCGAGCACCGCGCGGCACCTGGCGCCCTCGCTCGGGGATCGGGTAACGTGCCTGCGGATGGACCCGCTCCGGGGGTGCCGACGAACCCGCGTGGCCGTGCTCTCGGCCTTGCTCGCGCTCGCACCGATGACGGTCGGGCCACGTCGCGCGCACGCCCAGGACTCCGCCCCCCTCGGCCAGGCGACCGAGCTCGCGACCTCGGTCGCGGCGCCTCCACGCGATACCCCCCGCGAGGCGATCGAGCTCTTCCAGCGCGCCCGCGAGCACTACCAGCACGGGCGCTACGAGGCCGCCGCGACCGATCTCGAGCAGGCCCTCGCCATCGATCCCGAGTCGCCGACGCTCCTCTACAACCTCGGGCGCGTCTACGAGCTCTGGGGCGAGCACGACCGCGCGATCGCCACCTACGAGCGCTATCTGCGGGTGATCCCGCCCGACGACGCGGCCGAGCGCGAGCGCACCGAGGCCGCCGTCCAGCGCCTCCGCGGCGCGCGCTCCTACGTGCGCCCCGACGAGGAGATCTACTCGCGCCCGATCTACGTCTCGCAGCGCGGCGTCGACGACGAGCTCTTCTGGGCGACGCTCACCGCGGGCGCGGTGATCACGGTCGGCGCCGTCGGGCTCGCGCTGGCGATGGTGCTGGTGCGCGACGACGCGACGCGCTTTCAGATCGGCGCCGACGGCGAGCTCTCCGATCTCGATGCGCGCTTCGAGACCGTCGACACGCTCGCGCTCACGACCGACATCGTCGGCGCGGTCGGCGGCGTCACCCTGCTCAGCGCGGGCCTGCTCTGGCTGCTGCGCGAGCGCACCGTCGAGCTCTACCCGAGCTCCGCGCCGCTGCGCGTCGACGTCTCGGCCGATCCCCGTGGCGGCGGCGGTCTCGCCGTGCGAGGTGCGTTCTGATGCGCGCCACGACCGCGATCGCATCGGCGATGATCGCGACGATCGCGATCGGGTGCTCCGTGCTCAACCCGGGCGCGCCCGACGACGTGGCGTGCACGCTGCGCCGCGACGGGAGCGATCCCTGCCTCGAGCTGGGCCGCGCGTGCGTCGAGGGCTTCTGTCGATCGCGCGAGGTCTGCAACGGCACCGACGACGACCTCGACGGCCGCACCGACGAGGGCCCGGAGAGCGATCGCGACGCCGACGGGTTCACCTGGTGCGGCGGCGGCAACGCCGCGTTCGCCGACTGCGACGACGAGGACCCCGCGGTCCATCCCGCCGATCCCTCCCGCGGCATCGCCGCGCCCGACGAGGTCTGCGACGGCCGTGACAACCAGTGCGACGGCACCGACGTCGATCTGATCGAGGCCGCGAATTGCATCGCGCCGCAGCGCTGCAGCCGCAGCGAGGGCGCGTGCGTGAACCCGCTCTGCACGTACCCGGAGTTCCGCTGCCCCGACGGATTCCAGTGCTCCGACGGCGCGTGCGTCCCCGGCGACTGCCAGCGCACCGGGTGCACGCCGGGCCAGGTCTGCGATCCCGTCACCCGTGCGTGCGTCGATCCGCTGCCCCCCGGCGCGACCTGCGAGACCGACGCGCAGTGCGCCGATCGCGTCTGCATGCCGGCGCGCGAGGCGCTCGCCCTCGAGACCGGCCTCGACGCGGGCACGCGCCGCATCTGCACCCGCGCGTGCTGCGACGATCGCGACTGCCCCGCGGGTCAGGCCTGCTGGGCGCCGGGCACCGGCGCGCGCGGCTGCGTCGATCGCGAGCTGCTCCAGCAGGGGAGCCTCGGCGCGCCGACGGCGGAGGAGCGCACCTGCTCGGACGCGATCGCCTGCGAGCCCTCGCAGTGTCTG is a window encoding:
- a CDS encoding alpha/beta fold hydrolase translates to MSEPSVAFCRGHGGARIAYATWGEGPVLVVVPGWLSHLELQWHYLGMHDLYARLARSFQLVFYDRRGVGLSQRARDDFSLEGEIVDLDAVIARVTDGPVAMFGSSHGGAIAIAYAATHPERVHRLALYGTFARGADVARPDVQRSLDALVRASWGLGSRTLASIFVPNAPDPAFFDDLVRFQRESTDRETAARLLSMSFELDVSDRLRDVHAPTLVIARRHDHAMASRLSVGIASEIDGARLVMLEGDVHFPWLGDWATIAQLLEDFLGARPASVPAEPSHHDAPREAWREFRVLHYRVRRDPEESTFRVALAQIGEPADMPQPSASGLYRLAPERVDAVRAKVASYVASAAERGARIVVFPEMSVDLGHDALAAEVNELARLHRVMIVSGGHHDEATRTNVCVVIGPEGELWRQRKHVPAAMRVAGAVVEEPIEIPLQPLFVVASTGIGRIAIAVCRDFLDLDLRVALKNTEPPIDLLINPAFTMVTSDFETAHAEARRALYACTLFCNFAAFGGSLATSPDKGAPRIVIPRGEERLEVLEVPLFEMRAERRAWDQRAHARFVQSTRRA
- the sppA gene encoding signal peptide peptidase SppA, with amino-acid sequence MLARGWSRSIAAQFAVLCVLSIATSASAQLRRATSPVWQPPVSIVAPDDALAVSVNPSALAYLRSWSAVYVHAEGEDRTGLAERGDGIYAATPLLLGFSLGASVDSVRPTSASGGIEHTMLSLALAYAYDDAISVGAATRFLWSPNPGLAELFTLDLAASWRPLPYVALSFLARDVTGPGYHGGGGYVPRSFLLGLAVRPTGTRTLTLDLTGAVDEDGRVGARLSGEVEVPWIGRIQAAAEVERVGDEQPDARVTAGVIVDWGQVGAGGGVVLGDGFDDSPGWYVTARVEGNERTGVPTGAYVADVVLADLGARSMLRVSRRLERALHDPRIHGVVLRPQGSDIGLAYAQELRLLIDALQDAGKPVVCILGDASGAEIYACAGARTVLADPAGGVRLYGPSIEITHLAGLLQLVGIRADFVRIGPYKSAIEDYQDMRSSEAARVARDENLDDLYGRFVWDLSRDLEVEPARVREIVDGGPYVTDTAIAMGLVDGSADPFDAGDALAEAFGGHYGRERHEPDLPRERWGREPRVGVVVVDGEMVDGDNVDIPILEIHATGGRTAVREIERMAADPAIGAIVVRVDSPGGSVLAADQIWRAIRRARERKPVIASMGAVAASGGYFVASACDEIWADPATLTGSIGVWFGKVDVEPLAERLGVETEFFSRGAHAGAESLWRPFTPDERAILSEMVRRWYRDFLRRVAEGRGMRMTEVDAVARGRVWTGDRALELGLVDRLGGFRSALVRARQLGGLPHDVDFEIAPSRPSSLLDYVLGDTPLGRAMAGASAEGASSAESEALEVIAPELLSALRAAWVIRAEQGARTPVARMPLEIAY
- a CDS encoding RCC1 domain-containing protein; the protein is MLELGWRRTNLVLVALALVAGCGDDDGSTTPMDSGVEDAGATDGGIATPDAGRDAGADAGPSCTSGCDIAELALGSKFSCARRENGEVLCWGRGQEGQLGDGSRTHGGRCVGGGIVETFDCSPRPVIVDLPSAASSMSAGWTSICAIDADADAQCWGEAGFRIGTLPAEAARYSPQPFPMLTDIEAVAEATFTICAMGDGGAVRCAGNNGSGQTGKGEFSTTELSPVPVQRAEPAGTALTGALEVVLGTFSDFACARTADEVLCWGSGEAGQLATDPAALPSNCATGSAAQNRCTSSAMVIAGLPEMGITQLAAGGEHVCALLEDQTVVCWGANDAGQLGTGDRNARIVPTAVTGLSGVTRITTGGSHTCAVLSDGGVRCWGYNRFGQLGDGDESHEATACRIADDDSGDCSSTPVAVMGVDDATFVDAGVDHTCIVRAEGTEVWCWGRNDMLQTQGSATFSPTPDEVLPRHAPVQVTGL
- a CDS encoding tetratricopeptide repeat protein, producing MAVLSALLALAPMTVGPRRAHAQDSAPLGQATELATSVAAPPRDTPREAIELFQRAREHYQHGRYEAAATDLEQALAIDPESPTLLYNLGRVYELWGEHDRAIATYERYLRVIPPDDAAERERTEAAVQRLRGARSYVRPDEEIYSRPIYVSQRGVDDELFWATLTAGAVITVGAVGLALAMVLVRDDATRFQIGADGELSDLDARFETVDTLALTTDIVGAVGGVTLLSAGLLWLLRERTVELYPSSAPLRVDVSADPRGGGGLAVRGAF
- a CDS encoding putative metal-binding motif-containing protein, encoding MRATTAIASAMIATIAIGCSVLNPGAPDDVACTLRRDGSDPCLELGRACVEGFCRSREVCNGTDDDLDGRTDEGPESDRDADGFTWCGGGNAAFADCDDEDPAVHPADPSRGIAAPDEVCDGRDNQCDGTDVDLIEAANCIAPQRCSRSEGACVNPLCTYPEFRCPDGFQCSDGACVPGDCQRTGCTPGQVCDPVTRACVDPLPPGATCETDAQCADRVCMPAREALALETGLDAGTRRICTRACCDDRDCPAGQACWAPGTGARGCVDRELLQQGSLGAPTAEERTCSDAIACEPSQCLPFEYDAYDRLRFGFVCAGNTARRDAGACRSNSQCESGICLFGHEFWSWAEFRTVESGPCSGACRTLADCRRFEDGWNQSTDSALSGEVVEMGCLTARFTDTTDFTQACFESSGRAAGEACTTNVDCLERGCIDGICRATCCSNADCGSDICRPFVDGDHWEMRCAPPLQIL